The Desulfonatronovibrio magnus DNA segment TCTATCATTGAGAATCAGAATAATCTGAGGAATATTATCCATAAAAAACTTGAGCAATGGGATGGCCTCAATGCTCTGTCTCTGGGCCAGCACCTCTTCCTGAGAGTATTTTTCAAGAGTGAAAATCTGTTCTTCTGGTTCTCTTACATCAAAGGGATCTTTGTAATTAAAATCCTGTGTACTCATATCAACCTGCAACTTTAATATTATTGTAACAGTTTAGCCACTTGCACGTGGCACGGAGACTGGATTTCCCAGTCCTTGTTTTGTTAAGTCAGCTTTATACATCAAAAAAGGGGCGTGGTTCCAGCCCCCAGTTTAACTTAGAAGCTCCTCCCCCGGGCGGCCCGGGACCGAACCTGCGAGTAACTGTCTTTAAAGTGGAGCCTGCATCCTGCAGGCTATTTAATTCCAGGCGGCTGGAAGCCGCCTCCACCTTGAAGAACAGTCCCATATTTGGAAATTGGGACAGTCCCCGCGAGGTACTTTAAAAAAGATTGATGCTGCATTGGTTCCTGGAAGAAATTTGCTTAAATGATAAAATTTACACAGCGAGGGACAGTCCCCCTCCGGGCTGTAAGCCTCCGGGCAGGAAGCTGTGCCAGGCGCAAAGCTCTCATCTTTGACGGAACTTTTCTGGCAAATGTGCATCAATCAAAGCAAAAATCGTAAAAATTTGATAGCTGTAACTTTCTGAATTTATTATCAAAATAATTATAGTTACTTGTAAGGGCTAAACTGAAACAATTATTGAATTGTTACCAATCGACTGTGACAAATAAGATGAGTTTTTCATAGCCAACAACAAGCACAGTAGTAATTGACTTATATCCAAAAACATATTTTTGGACACTACTTGGGTCCATACCGGCAACAGGATCCTTTTACCTGCTGAACAGGGAGCATTACGCGTTTCTGACAACCAGACAGGGGACAGTCCCGAAGCCAGGGACAGTCCCGGTGCCAATGCATGATAAACAGCTTTTAACCCCAAAAAAGCTGTGACAAACACATCAATTTTTTCAGTTTTCAGAAACGCGTCATGCTCCCGCTGAAAAAACATGTAATAAAAAATCCCGGCCAGCCTGATGGCCAGCCGGGATTTATGTTAATGTCTGTAAAAAAATCAGTTACTTACTCTTTTATTCAGGTCCCAGACCAGATCTGCTTCTTCAAACTTAGGCAGATATTGGAACCATTGGTGAGTATCCAGATGCTCCTGACTCATCTGCAGTTTGCGGCTGTGTTCTTCTATGGGAGGAACAACTTCATAGATATCGCCCTCCAGATCAGGGGCAATGCCGTAGTTGGTTGCCTTCATGGCCAGATTGACTGCCTGCTGGCTGTACTGCTGAGAACTGGCCAGAGTATCTATGGCCTTGGATGGATTGTGGAAACCAGCACTGTTTTCAGCAGAAACCCAGTCCCAATACCACTGACCCTTCCTGATTCTTTCCCTGGCCTGAATCATCAGCTCATCAAAGTCAGCTCTTTTGAAACCCCGGTATTCAGAAGCCAGACGAACAGCCTCATGAGCCTTGACTGACAGTTCCTGGGCAATCATAAGCTGTTCCCAGGTCCGTTCCTGGCTATATATTACTCTTTCCTTGAGATAGTCAGGCTGCTTGTCAGAATGGCATTGCAGGCAGGACTGCTCAATGTGTTTCAGGGGAGAAGTCCATCGGTGAGAAGAGATCTTTTTCTTACCATCCAGACGGACATAGGGCATATGACAGTCAGCACAGGATACTCCGGCAGCACCGTGAGTACCGTCCTGCCACATTTCAAACTCAGGGTGCTGGGCCTTGATCATGGGCGTGTCAGAAACAGGATGAGTCCAGTCTATAAACCAGCCTTCAAAGCCTTCTCTCGTGGTAGAGCCAAAGCTCTTATAATACTCATATGTTTCTGGTGGGTTATAGCCTTGTGTCCATGGGAATACAGGCTTGGCTGCTGCCCCAAATTTGGGATCCTGAAAATAGTATTCAACATGGCACTGAGCACAGACATAGGAGCGCATTTCATTTCGGGTGGCATTATCCAAGTCAATTCCAATCTTTTCAAATGCATCTCTTAAAGGCACGCTGGTTATCCGCAAATCCATTGTTTCCGGCTCATGGCAGATATTACAGCCAATGGTATGGTCATCCATGTCATGTTCTTCGCGAAACTGATGAAACTCCATGGCCCAGAAGTCATCGCCATATTTTTCAACATAGCCAGGGACCTTGTTGCTTTTGCAGTTCCAGCATGTAGAAGGCAGGCCTGCCTGCTCACTGTATCTGTTGATTCTGTCAATATCCAGGACATCATGTACAGCATAAGTATGGCCTCTTGCCCGGTTGTATTCAAAGCTGAAAGGGTAACCGAGCCACAGGTTTTTCAAGTAGGGCTGGCAATATTTATAAGCCCTTGGCAAATCACCGCACAAATGCTTTTCATGAGGAACAGAACCACCATATTCAGTCATCTGACTGTCATCTTCATTTTGAAGATATGTCTGGTAATGAATGGGAAAAAATGGCTCAAAAGCACTGTTTCGGTCTTCGCTTGCGTCCAGAGTTGTTTCATATGATGGGGTTACAGGATCCGGTATCTCTGTACAGCCCGCCACAAGATAAAAAGCAAAAAACATGAAAACTATTGCAAAGTATGTCTTACTCATCAGCAACCCTCCTTTGAGATATGGGCAGACTTCTTAAGTGAGGAACCTGTCGGTGGCAATCAGTACAATTAGGCTTGACGGTTTCAACATTAAGCGTGGTCATGGTATGACACCTGGTACAATTGTCATTGACCACTTCCTTTGTCCTTTCTGAAGCATGAATGACATCATATACAGTACCAAAAGTATTTTTATACATGTCTTTCATACCTGCGTAAGTCTTAAAGGTCATTTTGGGCATGAACGGGTCCGGCGTATGACATTCATTGCAGTCCAGCTGGGAGTGCACTGACTGCTGATGGGTACGCACTGCCTCGTACATGAGATGACAACTGCCGCAAAATTCGGCCTGATCCGTCGCCTTCATGGTGAATCCGGCTCCGGCTGTAAGGGCTATACCCACAAGCAGTATGGCCAGTACCGCCACAAGGGATATCCCTTCCTGTTTCTTCATACATCCACCTCCTTTTATCTTTGCTCCGAAGACTATTCTTCGGCTATGAGCGTGCTCAAGAGTTCAAAGTTATGTAAAATTATAGCCATTTGTATGTGGCATTATGGCATGACCCTTTTATTTTATAAATATATATCACTTCAGAGCTATGGACAGTCAAACATAATTTTAATGCTTTAAATCTGGCACAAAGGAACAGATAGATTTAGATATTAAGGCTTTTAATGAAGACAAACCATGTTCATAGCGGGCTTCAAATTCTTTAAGATATAATGGAAAACTTTCAGGTGAGAATTTGTGGTACCTGTCCAGCATTTCAAAACACATGGTCCAAAAAGATGATTCAGCCTCAAGGCTACGTCTGTGATCCAGAAAGTTATCACACCGTGTCTTTTTTCTAAGATATGCGCAACAGGAAAAAAGAAGATACCCATTTTCACCAGGATAGTCGCAGACAAACATGGATCTGCAAAATCTTTTTCTGGTCTGCATGAATAGCACTTCTTTAACATTCAGGCTGGGTACATACCCTACCTTAACTCCAGTGCCTGCGTACCTGACAGAAAATACAGGGGCATTCTCTCCCAGGCAGTGCTTGAACCTGGCATCACCCTCGGCCATGCTGCAATACGTTCTGATCTTTAGTGGATTTTCCAGGAGGGGAATAAAAGTTTCGTCTCTGATCAAAAGGCTTGAACGAATAACTTTGAGGGATTTATGGGCAAGATTATAACTGAGGTTTAAACTGCGGGCAATACTGGCTGCTGACCAGCCACTTATATAATATTTGATAATTTCTTCCCATGAGTTATGATCAAGAGAACAATAATTCAACCAGCGACCGGAAAAGTCATGAAATGTGTACTTGCAAAGAGAACACCTGTATCTATCACCCTTGAGCATATATATATTTTTGTTGCTGCACCTGGGGCAAAAGATATATCCGTCTTCCCAGCAAAATTCATGTAATGATGTATTATCCATCTTTGTCCAATTGTCAGAATAGTATGGATTCCCCAGTCAGGCTGGGGAATCCATAGCTGGTAGCATAATTAATGGGGTGAATCGTTACCAATACTCAAACTTAATCACTCCTTAGCCAAGTATGGCCTTAAGATCTTCATCAGGGGTGGAAATGGGTTTAATGTCATAATTTTCAACAAGATAATTCAGCACATTACCGCTCAGGAAGGCAGGCAATGATGGTCCAAGCCGGATATCTTTGATTCCAAGAGCCAGCAGTGAAAGAAGAATCGCCACTGCTTTCTGTTCATACCAGGACAGAATCATAGACAAAGGCAGGTCATTGACACCGCACTCAAAAGCATCAGCGAGAGCCATGGCAATCTTAACTGCGGAATATGCGTCATTGCACTGACCAACATCAAGAAGCCTGGGAATCCCCCCAATATCACCCAGATCCTTATCAAAAAACCTGAACTTGCCGCAAGCCAGAGTCAAAACCACGCAATCCTGTGGAACCTTCTCCACAAACTCAGTGTAGTAGTTGCGCCCCGGTTTGGCTCCGTCACATCCTGCAACCAGAAAGAAATGCTTAAGGTTGCCGCCTTTGACAGCCTCAATGACCGTTCCTGCTATAGACATAACTGCATTTCGTCCAAAACCCACCATAACATGTCCTTTGTCTTCATCATCTGCAAAGCCGTCCATGTTCAGGGCCTTATTGATTACCGGGCTGAAGTCTTTATCTTTTTCTCCTTTGCCAGCCATTCCTGCGGCGGCCTTGATGCGCTCCAGCAGAGACAAGCTTCCCTTATCACCATTGGCATGTGTAACTCCTGGCCAACCCACAAGTCCTGTAGTAAAGATTCTGTCCTTGTAAGAGTCACGGGGCTTCTGAATACAATTGGTAGTCATGAGAATGGGGCCTGGAAAAGCATCAAATTCCTTATGCTGATTTTGCCAGGCTGTGCCGTAATGCCCATGAAAATGGGAATATTTTTTGAACTCAGGATAACCGTGACAAGGAAGCATCTCTCCATGAGTGTAAATATTAACACCCTTACCCTCGGTCTGCTTAAGAAGCATTTCCAGATCCTTGAGGTCATGACCTGAAACCAGGATTGCCTTGCCTTTTTTAGCTCCAAGAGGCACTTTTGTTGGTTCAGGGTGTCCATAGGTTTCAGTATTTCCGGCATCCAGAAGCTCCATAACCCGAATGTTGTTTCTTCCGCATTCCATGGCCAGTTCAATCCATTGTTCAAGGCTCAGGTCCTGGCGCAAAGTTGAAGCAAGGGCTCTCTCTACATATTCATAAACCGCATCATCTTCCTGACCAAGTATAGCAGCATGATCGGCATAGGCGCAGATCCCCTTGATACCATAAATTACAGTTTCTTTCAGTGAATGAATATCTTCATTGGGATCCTTTTCCACCATGACCCCATGCTTTTCTCCCTGAGCTACCATACCCTCTAAGCTAACCTCGGGTGTAAAGGAGGCAGCTTCAGAATTGGGAACAGATCCCCCTGCATCTGACACCTGGGATCTGAGTTCATCACGTAGTTTGACAGTATCTCTAACCAGCCCTGCGATTCTTTCAGAATCAAAATTTACATTGGTCAGAGTTGAAAACATGGCTTCAGAAATAAACCGACCTACTTTTTGGTCTGCTACATTTTTTTCCCTTCCAGCCATTGCAACCTCTGAAAGCCCCTTAAGAGCAAAAATCAGAAGATCCTGAAGTTCAGCAGTATCAGACTGTTTTCCACATACGCCAACCTTTGTACATCCCTCGCCCTTAGCTGTCTGTTCGCACTGATAACAAAACATAATTATTCTCCTTGTATGGTTTAAGTTCAAATTACTACGTTCCCCTGTTCGTTCTGATTGCTAACCTACATCTTTATTGCTATAACACATTGACCTAAGTCAAAAGGATTCAAAAAATGAAAAAAAAACTGCAAATATTCCAAATTTTTTCCTCCCTTCCTCAGGAGCATATTAAAAGTCTGGAAAAAATTTCACAGACGAGAAAATATTCATCAGGAAAGACCATCTTTATGGAAAACGATCCTGGAAATGGCTTTTACGGAATCAGTGAGGGCAAAGTAAAAATATACAAAAGCTCACCTTTTGGAAAAGAGCATATTTTGCACATTTTCGGACCTGGAGAGATATTTGCAGAAGTTGCGGTCTTTGCCGGCATGAACTTTCCAGCCAATGCCCTGGCTCTTGAGGACAGCAGCTTAATATTTTTTCCCAGAAACAGATTTCGTGCTTTGCTGGCCGAAAATCCTGATCTGAGCATGAATCTGCTGGGCCTTATGTCCATGCGTCTCAGGCAAATGGTGGCTAAAGTCGAGGAATTGAGTCTCAAGGAAGTTCCGGCCAGGCTGGCTGCGCACCTGCTTTTGCTGCGTGAAGATACAGGTAAAGACGAATTTCAGCTCGATGTAAACAAAACTCAATTGGCCGCGCTACTGGGGACTATTCCGGAGACCCTGTCCAGAGTGATTCGCAAGATGAAAGAAGAGAAAATGATTACCATTAAGGGAAGCAAGGTAGGCATTCTCGACATTAACAATCTTAATAATCTGGCAGAAGGGTCTGTCAAACTTTGATTGAGTTATCATCATGTTGAGTGCCACTGGCTTTCAGTGGGTTGTGTGACATCAGCCTTCTGAAATAATTGACATAAAATTGTAGTTACTTGAAGGATGGGTATTAACCATGAAAGAGTTTGCAATTTTTTTCTGGGTTTTGTCCCTTTGCGTTTTTTGCCCGGCTGTGGCAATGGATGAGAATCACGAATTTTATGAAATTCCAGCATGGCCTGAACTAATCGATGAACTGCGCCAGGGAGGTTTTGTGCTTTACATGCGCCATGGCAGAACAGACTCATCTCAGCCGGATCAGGTCCCCATGGATCTTGATGACTGCTCTACACAGCGTCCCCTCACTGATGAAGGCAGACAGGAGATCATTCAGGTGGGACAGGCTATAATAGACTCCGGCATACCTGTTAAAGATGTTGTAAGCAGTCCTTTATGCAGGGCAAAAGAATCTGCACGACTGGCATTCGGGGACAACATTGTGGTGGAAGAAAACCTTATGTATACAGCTCATCTGACCAGTGAAGAAAAAATACCAATAGTGGAGAAAACCAGAGAACTGGTATCAAAGCCTGTTGAAGAGCCGGGTATGAACAGAATACTCGTAGCCCATGCCCCAAACCTGGCAGACTTGATGGATTACTTTCCTGAAGTCGAAGGAACAGTTGTAATCTTTAAACCGTTGGGCCAGGGCGAATTTGAATACATGGCCAGCATATTACCTCATGAATGGGGTCAGTTTATACCATGAAACCTGCTGCCAAATCATATCTGACTCAAATTCTGAAGTTTCTGTTTCCGGTTGCGCTCATGGCTTTACTGGGCGTAACCGTTACTGTAGCTTCACTGTATACTCTTAAACAGCAGTCAGATTCAAGCCTGAAACAAAATATCAGTCAGTTAGACATCATTGTTGAAGCCAATGAAATCAATGAAAGCATTGATCAACATCATAACATCATAAGTGATGCGCTGGATGCTGCACTGGCAGGTGAAAAATCCATGCTGCAGCTTTATCGGATACACTCGCGGGTTGTTGATAAAATGGCTGTACTTAGTGACAGAGTGAGCAGTCTGGCTGACTCCATAGTGTCTCTTGACATGATTTATGCCAGTGAAGTTGAAATGATGCTTGATGAGTTTGCAAGCTATCGCTCCTTTGTGATCATGGCCACTGACATCATAGCCATAGATCCTGATGTAGCGCAAAGGCACATTATTGATGCGCAGGATCATTATATTCAATACTCCTACCATGCCCTCAGGGTATCATCCCTGCTCTCTGAGTCCACGAGAAACTCCATCACCCATGGAGCAGAGCTTATCAACAATGTTTATTATCGATCTTTATGGTCCAGCATTCTGGGTCTGATAGTGGTGACCGCTATTGCGGGCTTTATGGCCAGATCCATGACCAGAAGCCTGCTTGATCTTGTGGAAAAGACCAGGGAAGCCAGTAAAGCCAAAGGAGAATTCCTGGCCAATATGAGCCATGAAATCAGAACCCCACTCAATGGGATTATCGGCATGACCGGTCTGCTGTTAGACACTCCTTTGAACAGGGAACAGGGCAAATATGC contains these protein-coding regions:
- the hcp gene encoding hydroxylamine reductase, with product MFCYQCEQTAKGEGCTKVGVCGKQSDTAELQDLLIFALKGLSEVAMAGREKNVADQKVGRFISEAMFSTLTNVNFDSERIAGLVRDTVKLRDELRSQVSDAGGSVPNSEAASFTPEVSLEGMVAQGEKHGVMVEKDPNEDIHSLKETVIYGIKGICAYADHAAILGQEDDAVYEYVERALASTLRQDLSLEQWIELAMECGRNNIRVMELLDAGNTETYGHPEPTKVPLGAKKGKAILVSGHDLKDLEMLLKQTEGKGVNIYTHGEMLPCHGYPEFKKYSHFHGHYGTAWQNQHKEFDAFPGPILMTTNCIQKPRDSYKDRIFTTGLVGWPGVTHANGDKGSLSLLERIKAAAGMAGKGEKDKDFSPVINKALNMDGFADDEDKGHVMVGFGRNAVMSIAGTVIEAVKGGNLKHFFLVAGCDGAKPGRNYYTEFVEKVPQDCVVLTLACGKFRFFDKDLGDIGGIPRLLDVGQCNDAYSAVKIAMALADAFECGVNDLPLSMILSWYEQKAVAILLSLLALGIKDIRLGPSLPAFLSGNVLNYLVENYDIKPISTPDEDLKAILG
- a CDS encoding ammonia-forming cytochrome c nitrite reductase subunit c552 — translated: MSKTYFAIVFMFFAFYLVAGCTEIPDPVTPSYETTLDASEDRNSAFEPFFPIHYQTYLQNEDDSQMTEYGGSVPHEKHLCGDLPRAYKYCQPYLKNLWLGYPFSFEYNRARGHTYAVHDVLDIDRINRYSEQAGLPSTCWNCKSNKVPGYVEKYGDDFWAMEFHQFREEHDMDDHTIGCNICHEPETMDLRITSVPLRDAFEKIGIDLDNATRNEMRSYVCAQCHVEYYFQDPKFGAAAKPVFPWTQGYNPPETYEYYKSFGSTTREGFEGWFIDWTHPVSDTPMIKAQHPEFEMWQDGTHGAAGVSCADCHMPYVRLDGKKKISSHRWTSPLKHIEQSCLQCHSDKQPDYLKERVIYSQERTWEQLMIAQELSVKAHEAVRLASEYRGFKRADFDELMIQARERIRKGQWYWDWVSAENSAGFHNPSKAIDTLASSQQYSQQAVNLAMKATNYGIAPDLEGDIYEVVPPIEEHSRKLQMSQEHLDTHQWFQYLPKFEEADLVWDLNKRVSN
- a CDS encoding histidine phosphatase family protein yields the protein MKEFAIFFWVLSLCVFCPAVAMDENHEFYEIPAWPELIDELRQGGFVLYMRHGRTDSSQPDQVPMDLDDCSTQRPLTDEGRQEIIQVGQAIIDSGIPVKDVVSSPLCRAKESARLAFGDNIVVEENLMYTAHLTSEEKIPIVEKTRELVSKPVEEPGMNRILVAHAPNLADLMDYFPEVEGTVVIFKPLGQGEFEYMASILPHEWGQFIP
- a CDS encoding Crp/Fnr family transcriptional regulator, giving the protein MKKKLQIFQIFSSLPQEHIKSLEKISQTRKYSSGKTIFMENDPGNGFYGISEGKVKIYKSSPFGKEHILHIFGPGEIFAEVAVFAGMNFPANALALEDSSLIFFPRNRFRALLAENPDLSMNLLGLMSMRLRQMVAKVEELSLKEVPARLAAHLLLLREDTGKDEFQLDVNKTQLAALLGTIPETLSRVIRKMKEEKMITIKGSKVGILDINNLNNLAEGSVKL
- a CDS encoding transposase, producing the protein MDNTSLHEFCWEDGYIFCPRCSNKNIYMLKGDRYRCSLCKYTFHDFSGRWLNYCSLDHNSWEEIIKYYISGWSAASIARSLNLSYNLAHKSLKVIRSSLLIRDETFIPLLENPLKIRTYCSMAEGDARFKHCLGENAPVFSVRYAGTGVKVGYVPSLNVKEVLFMQTRKRFCRSMFVCDYPGENGYLLFSCCAYLRKKTRCDNFLDHRRSLEAESSFWTMCFEMLDRYHKFSPESFPLYLKEFEARYEHGLSSLKALISKSICSFVPDLKH
- a CDS encoding cytochrome c3 family protein, yielding MKKQEGISLVAVLAILLVGIALTAGAGFTMKATDQAEFCGSCHLMYEAVRTHQQSVHSQLDCNECHTPDPFMPKMTFKTYAGMKDMYKNTFGTVYDVIHASERTKEVVNDNCTRCHTMTTLNVETVKPNCTDCHRQVPHLRSLPISQRRVADE